A genome region from Tolypothrix sp. PCC 7712 includes the following:
- a CDS encoding iron uptake porin — MLNNLTHWQAKLASLKAVWIALLLSSGVIASPLQVLAQAEGDAVNNIKSDNTSTVEQPLTTPQQTVVDQNPVNQEPSTNDSSLAENKQELGSPLIISDLTPVDGLNQFSSNAADLSLTPGEEDTNNGMAQVNSVSQLRDVSPGDWAFTALQSLVERYGCIAGYPSGTFLGNRAMTRYEFAAGLNACLERVQELISTATSDLVKKEDLGTLQKLQEEFTAELATLRGRVDGLEARTAKLENQQFSTTTKLFGFAWMNLAAGFSGGGVQKETGNRVVRGSSDREIVRVDDPNATLTGLVWLDFVTSFTGKDSLVLQLAMGTSNAFPGPLANSYASAGLDYSFADFTTGPGAIIPTEITIRELYYQFPVTNNLQLVVGPRFNFFRFLEGNQFSFTFTQGPPIFNYMTFNSANSTLVNAIDRGAGAVAMWDINKNFLLKLAYLSETDEYLPSPPFNSASNPFQGLFGGTNTLTAELTFRPSNTSNIRFLYTRTNIEGYRLNRDGVRQLGYGLTEPFYGVADDGFGGDLNNGTADTFGINADWRITPKFGIFGRYTYGSTAIRPVNPNIPRGEINTQAFQFGMAFPDLGKPGAMGQLSFLIPMDILSGRQYLVSGGGNGGTWYEVEGSYFLPISSNIALVPSFSVVMNANNFDNNPTIFVGNLRTQFNF, encoded by the coding sequence ATGTTGAATAATTTAACTCATTGGCAAGCTAAACTTGCTTCATTAAAAGCTGTATGGATCGCTTTGCTGCTCTCGTCTGGTGTTATAGCCAGCCCTCTGCAAGTCTTAGCTCAAGCTGAGGGTGATGCAGTAAATAATATTAAATCAGACAATACTAGTACAGTCGAACAGCCACTTACTACTCCTCAGCAAACTGTAGTCGATCAAAATCCTGTAAATCAAGAGCCGTCAACCAATGACTCTAGTTTGGCTGAGAACAAACAGGAATTAGGATCGCCTCTGATAATATCCGATCTCACCCCAGTTGATGGGTTAAATCAGTTTAGCTCTAATGCTGCTGACCTCAGCTTAACCCCAGGTGAAGAGGATACCAATAATGGTATGGCGCAAGTCAACTCCGTATCGCAGTTACGGGATGTGTCGCCTGGAGATTGGGCCTTTACAGCTTTGCAAAGCTTAGTGGAACGTTACGGCTGTATCGCTGGTTATCCAAGTGGGACTTTTTTGGGTAACCGCGCCATGACTCGTTATGAATTTGCGGCGGGTTTGAATGCTTGTTTAGAACGAGTGCAAGAATTAATTTCCACAGCTACCTCCGATTTAGTTAAAAAAGAAGACCTGGGAACTTTACAAAAGTTACAAGAAGAGTTTACGGCTGAACTAGCAACCCTACGGGGACGTGTAGATGGCTTAGAAGCACGAACTGCTAAACTGGAAAACCAACAATTTTCTACCACTACAAAACTATTTGGTTTTGCTTGGATGAACTTAGCAGCTGGGTTTTCTGGAGGTGGTGTACAGAAAGAGACTGGAAACCGGGTAGTTAGAGGAAGTAGCGATCGCGAAATTGTCAGAGTTGACGACCCCAATGCTACCCTCACAGGCTTAGTCTGGCTGGACTTTGTCACCTCTTTCACAGGTAAAGATAGCCTAGTACTACAACTAGCAATGGGTACTAGCAACGCATTTCCTGGCCCCTTGGCTAATTCTTATGCTTCTGCTGGCTTAGATTATTCATTCGCTGATTTTACTACTGGCCCTGGGGCTATCATCCCTACTGAGATCACGATTAGAGAACTTTACTATCAATTTCCCGTCACCAACAACCTTCAACTCGTAGTAGGGCCCAGGTTTAACTTCTTCCGCTTCTTAGAAGGAAACCAATTCTCCTTTACTTTCACCCAAGGGCCACCAATCTTTAACTACATGACATTTAACTCTGCTAACAGTACCTTGGTCAATGCCATTGACCGTGGTGCTGGTGCAGTAGCAATGTGGGATATTAATAAAAACTTTCTGCTCAAACTGGCTTATCTTAGTGAGACAGATGAATATTTACCTAGTCCACCGTTTAACTCAGCTAGCAATCCGTTTCAGGGTTTATTTGGCGGGACTAATACCCTGACCGCAGAACTAACTTTTAGACCCAGTAATACTTCTAATATCAGATTTCTTTACACTCGTACAAATATTGAAGGATATAGGTTGAATAGGGATGGCGTGAGACAACTAGGGTATGGACTCACAGAACCCTTTTATGGTGTAGCTGATGATGGTTTTGGTGGTGATCTCAATAATGGGACAGCAGACACCTTTGGTATCAACGCTGATTGGCGAATTACTCCTAAATTCGGCATTTTTGGTCGTTATACTTACGGTAGCACCGCTATTCGTCCAGTTAACCCCAATATCCCCAGAGGGGAAATCAATACCCAAGCATTCCAGTTTGGTATGGCTTTCCCAGACTTGGGTAAACCAGGCGCAATGGGACAGCTTTCCTTCCTCATCCCAATGGATATTTTATCGGGTCGCCAGTACCTAGTATCTGGAGGCGGTAACGGTGGTACTTGGTATGAAGTTGAGGGCAGTTATTTCTTGCCCATATCCAGCAATATCGCCCTTGTCCCCTCTTTTTCTGTGGTGATGAATGCAAATAACTTCGATAACAACCCGACTATTTTTGTGGGTAACTTAAGGACGCAGTTTAATTTTTAA
- a CDS encoding calcium-binding protein codes for MGFFALKISVIHSWCLPGKYTQQTRRSLSIHMTGYSLEEQKHIQLLENFFKAQKDGTISEKAANFFANNGRFIFIRGGEERLGRGDETGPESLISKTPTKYSDSKGGLPLKGLNFLTSDPSKGIFNLYDVKVVPRVGGYTTETTQQDTNAYTDASVAHETRDLIPFSDNFVGPDGVIDFYKDFFNNFEIVSFITNTDEYATAKGKTSPYPYGIIANDDNLAVYGEFEFRNKFTGNTARSPFRIDIEFEDGLEGKIKTYHFWTDPHTLAASMREGGTFREQYGLQVTPIIKTGPNPEDFRFPTVPELNPNDYVQHPLFGRQYDPKGYLIDENGNPVNNNPFQQGKVDERLFLPLYIQWGTGKDDLLTGFADKTKYYDPNYSNDQLYGLQGNDTLIGLEGDDEFYGGSGNDVIDGGAGNDLINGHTGINTLTGGSGRDTFILDDLFDLTSEPTTSTINDFSIADGDKIGLGGTLTYSKLTISDGVNGAEIKLTGSNLPTLAIVKNVTAAQLTADKFQDVRPDFKIGVTTPDNVIGDANENKSLVLGFFQSFFTGDIFKYIKENFTQNSRYIVIQGENNTYTSDDAFSAERYRITPTTKEWTGIDGTQGFIFNLFQVVDVLGTRWPDQAPATNFYIEKIVPDSADPDNVAIFGRFLYRNNSTGILTDGPFAYNFHIKHEVDQATGQQVAKIDTVSFFEQYNAFGYSSRQGGTWTRNYNGKLTNIYWGTTTGDTLDGSDIEDIISGYQSNDTINGKAGDDTIYGGEGDDTIAGGLGNDNIWGNPGKDTFVFAGNDGTDTINDFEKSQDKIKLLDDLSFDQLTITPTSGNVEIKVTDTQKVLAVVKGAVQLDSSDFIANPQKQSFGTPNADTLIAGQPEFKGNREIVFTGAGNDEIDLTASQIGRNSIFAGSNDDIIYVSKSDRVFGGSGNDTFDATDGQGGNRISGGVGDDTFFLGAGDRALGGEGNDIFYVQSGGNNVLTGGAGSDQFWLVNAEIPTAANTITDFVLGADVVGIGSYQKTDLTFSQDAQSNAILGVKGTNVATFLGITQAQLQAESAKFVFG; via the coding sequence ATGGGTTTTTTCGCTTTAAAAATCTCTGTAATTCATTCATGGTGTTTACCAGGAAAGTACACACAACAAACTAGACGGAGTTTATCTATTCATATGACCGGATACAGCTTGGAAGAACAAAAGCATATACAGCTATTAGAAAATTTCTTTAAAGCGCAAAAAGACGGAACTATATCAGAAAAAGCGGCTAATTTCTTTGCTAACAATGGGCGATTTATCTTTATCCGTGGAGGTGAAGAAAGGTTAGGTAGAGGAGACGAAACAGGCCCGGAAAGCCTCATTTCTAAAACACCCACAAAATATTCAGATTCCAAAGGTGGTTTACCACTTAAAGGACTTAACTTTCTCACTTCTGATCCCTCTAAAGGTATCTTTAACCTTTACGATGTCAAAGTCGTTCCTAGAGTTGGTGGTTATACAACAGAAACTACTCAACAAGACACCAATGCTTATACAGATGCATCTGTAGCTCATGAAACTCGTGACTTGATACCGTTTAGTGACAACTTTGTTGGGCCGGATGGAGTAATTGATTTTTATAAAGACTTTTTTAATAACTTTGAAATAGTTTCCTTCATCACCAACACAGATGAGTATGCTACGGCTAAGGGTAAAACTTCGCCATATCCCTATGGAATAATTGCCAATGATGATAATTTGGCAGTATATGGGGAATTTGAATTCCGCAACAAGTTTACTGGAAATACTGCTAGGTCACCTTTCCGTATTGATATTGAGTTTGAAGATGGTCTAGAAGGCAAAATTAAGACCTATCACTTCTGGACAGATCCTCATACCTTAGCCGCATCTATGCGTGAAGGTGGAACCTTTAGAGAACAATATGGTTTGCAGGTCACACCAATAATTAAAACCGGGCCTAATCCAGAAGATTTTCGTTTTCCGACGGTTCCAGAATTAAACCCAAATGACTATGTACAGCACCCCTTATTTGGTCGTCAATACGATCCCAAGGGATATCTGATTGATGAAAATGGTAATCCTGTTAACAATAACCCCTTTCAACAGGGCAAAGTAGATGAACGACTATTTTTGCCACTTTATATTCAATGGGGTACCGGTAAGGATGATCTACTCACTGGCTTTGCAGATAAAACAAAGTACTACGACCCTAACTATTCCAACGACCAACTATATGGCTTACAAGGTAACGACACCTTAATTGGTTTGGAGGGTGATGATGAGTTTTATGGGGGTAGTGGAAATGATGTTATAGATGGCGGTGCAGGTAATGATTTGATCAATGGTCATACAGGAATCAATACCCTCACAGGTGGTTCTGGAAGAGATACATTTATTCTTGATGATCTATTTGATCTGACATCTGAACCTACAACCTCTACAATTAACGACTTTTCTATTGCTGATGGGGACAAAATCGGTCTAGGAGGAACATTAACCTACAGCAAATTAACTATTTCTGATGGTGTTAATGGTGCAGAAATTAAGCTGACTGGTTCAAATCTACCCACTTTAGCAATTGTTAAAAATGTGACTGCTGCTCAGTTGACAGCAGATAAGTTTCAAGATGTTAGACCAGATTTTAAAATCGGTGTGACCACACCAGATAATGTAATTGGAGACGCAAATGAGAATAAATCTTTAGTACTTGGTTTCTTCCAATCTTTCTTTACTGGTGACATCTTCAAGTACATTAAAGAGAATTTCACTCAAAACTCCCGTTACATAGTTATTCAAGGAGAAAATAACACCTATACATCAGATGATGCATTTTCTGCTGAACGCTATCGCATCACACCTACTACAAAAGAATGGACTGGAATTGATGGCACTCAAGGTTTTATTTTCAATCTCTTCCAAGTTGTTGATGTACTAGGAACACGCTGGCCAGATCAAGCACCGGCTACTAACTTTTATATTGAAAAAATTGTTCCTGATTCTGCAGACCCCGATAATGTCGCCATCTTTGGACGGTTCTTGTATAGGAATAATAGTACAGGGATTCTCACAGATGGGCCGTTTGCTTACAACTTCCACATTAAACACGAAGTCGATCAAGCTACAGGTCAACAAGTCGCCAAGATTGATACAGTTAGCTTCTTCGAGCAGTATAACGCCTTCGGTTATTCATCCCGTCAAGGTGGGACTTGGACAAGAAATTATAATGGCAAACTAACTAATATTTATTGGGGTACAACAACCGGAGACACTCTTGATGGTAGTGACATTGAAGATATCATTTCTGGATATCAAAGCAATGACACAATCAATGGTAAAGCTGGAGATGACACCATCTATGGTGGTGAAGGCGATGATACGATCGCAGGCGGTTTAGGTAACGATAATATCTGGGGTAATCCTGGTAAAGATACTTTTGTATTCGCTGGAAATGATGGAACTGACACCATTAATGACTTTGAAAAAAGTCAAGACAAAATCAAACTCTTAGATGATTTGTCTTTCGATCAGTTAACCATTACTCCTACTAGCGGGAATGTCGAAATCAAAGTAACTGACACTCAAAAAGTCTTGGCTGTAGTTAAGGGAGCAGTTCAGCTTGATTCATCTGACTTTATTGCTAACCCACAAAAGCAAAGTTTTGGTACTCCTAACGCAGATACCTTAATTGCAGGACAACCAGAATTTAAGGGTAACCGGGAAATAGTTTTCACAGGTGCTGGTAATGACGAAATAGATCTTACTGCTTCGCAAATTGGGCGCAACAGCATTTTTGCTGGTAGCAATGACGATATTATTTATGTCAGCAAGAGCGATCGCGTGTTTGGTGGTTCGGGTAACGATACCTTTGATGCTACCGATGGTCAAGGTGGTAATCGCATTTCCGGTGGCGTTGGCGATGATACATTCTTCCTGGGTGCAGGCGATCGCGCTTTGGGTGGTGAAGGTAACGACATCTTCTATGTTCAGAGTGGCGGTAATAACGTCCTCACTGGTGGTGCTGGTAGCGATCAGTTCTGGCTGGTGAATGCGGAAATCCCAACGGCTGCGAACACCATCACTGATTTTGTACTAGGCGCAGATGTCGTAGGAATTGGCAGTTATCAAAAAACTGACCTCACCTTTAGCCAAGATGCTCAAAGCAACGCTATTCTGGGTGTCAAAGGTACTAATGTTGCCACATTCTTGGGGATTACCCAAGCTCAACTACAAGCCGAAAGCGCTAAATTTGTGTTTGGCTAA
- the sufU gene encoding Fe-S cluster assembly sulfur transfer protein SufU, whose protein sequence is MASQRAMASPENQRHTFEQVIQERSKKPRYRGTTIPVHRYHKCSNPYCGDNIELTLKLNQASDTIEEIKFQGEGCAISIASADLMAGYVQGKSLSEALNMIESFHSMMQGETEFPRELQKLNLLKGVSNFPLRVKCATLGWKTLKAAIESSAPMT, encoded by the coding sequence ATGGCTTCCCAAAGAGCAATGGCCTCTCCGGAGAATCAGCGACACACTTTCGAGCAAGTAATTCAGGAACGCTCTAAAAAACCTAGGTATAGGGGTACAACAATTCCAGTTCATCGCTATCACAAATGTTCTAACCCCTATTGTGGCGACAATATCGAACTAACTTTAAAACTCAATCAAGCTAGCGACACTATTGAGGAGATTAAATTCCAAGGTGAAGGTTGTGCTATCTCCATCGCCTCAGCTGATTTAATGGCTGGTTATGTTCAAGGTAAAAGCCTTAGCGAAGCCCTCAATATGATCGAATCTTTTCATAGCATGATGCAAGGAGAAACTGAATTTCCCAGAGAATTACAAAAGCTCAATCTTCTTAAAGGAGTATCTAACTTTCCTTTGCGAGTTAAATGTGCAACATTGGGATGGAAAACCCTGAAAGCTGCAATAGAATCCTCAGCACCTATGACATAG
- a CDS encoding FAD binding domain-containing protein: MLPVQFDYVAPESLEAAVNFLKDNAEALILAGSHSLIAEMKRGSISPSLLVDLGKIGSLRGINHQPGNILQINAMTTYAQVAASREIQENYPALFEAVNNIGDAQIRNWQTIGDVFAYRDLACDFTAVALALEATFNTLDTEGSHQIEAAPLIAKAFQSNWQLKEIVTSINLPTDASGKGSAYQSFKHPATGYTLCGIAIAVGEINNGIVGKCRVAVTGVTPYAVRLTQVEAAIEGKAPTAENIAAASTLAKESVGSIVGDRYASAEYRAHLMEVNIKRTLTRALDRIGIVVV; the protein is encoded by the coding sequence ATGCTTCCCGTTCAATTTGACTATGTAGCGCCAGAAAGCCTGGAAGCTGCAGTGAACTTCTTGAAAGATAATGCAGAGGCTTTGATTTTAGCTGGTAGTCACAGCCTGATTGCAGAAATGAAGCGGGGTAGTATTTCTCCTTCCCTGCTGGTAGATTTAGGTAAAATTGGCAGTTTGCGAGGAATTAACCATCAACCAGGTAATATCCTCCAAATTAATGCTATGACTACTTATGCTCAAGTAGCAGCATCTCGCGAAATTCAGGAGAATTATCCAGCGCTGTTTGAGGCTGTTAACAACATTGGAGACGCTCAAATCCGTAACTGGCAAACAATTGGTGATGTTTTTGCCTATCGCGACTTAGCTTGTGATTTCACAGCAGTAGCTTTAGCGCTAGAGGCGACTTTTAATACTCTTGATACAGAAGGTAGCCATCAGATTGAAGCAGCGCCATTGATTGCTAAAGCTTTTCAAAGTAATTGGCAGTTAAAAGAAATTGTCACATCAATTAATTTACCAACTGATGCTTCTGGTAAAGGTAGTGCTTATCAAAGTTTTAAGCATCCTGCAACTGGCTATACTCTTTGTGGGATTGCCATCGCTGTTGGTGAAATCAACAATGGTATAGTCGGGAAATGCCGTGTGGCGGTAACTGGTGTAACCCCCTATGCTGTCAGATTAACTCAAGTTGAGGCTGCTATAGAGGGTAAAGCACCTACAGCAGAAAATATAGCAGCAGCCTCTACATTGGCTAAGGAAAGTGTGGGTTCTATAGTAGGCGATCGCTATGCTTCTGCAGAATATCGTGCTCATCTGATGGAGGTCAACATCAAACGCACCTTGACTCGCGCTTTAGACAGAATTGGTATTGTAGTTGTTTAA
- a CDS encoding zinc-binding dehydrogenase yields MQADLMKALILDRPGSPQTLRLAQVTQPQPAEGEVRVKVKAVGLNPADYQFMGRGFPSWNYPFIPGLDVAGTIDAIGANVTGWEIGDRIYYHGDFSKPGGFAQWAITTAHTIAALPDDLSFTAAAALPCAGFTAYQVLYRKLHIQPDQTILIHGGAGGVGGFAVQLASLAGLKVISTCSSRNKEWVRQLGASEVIDYNSEDVSARVREITQGRGVDAIIDTVSSAHATDGLELLAFGGGIACVAGLPNFSHLQSFGKAISVHDIALGMAYLLGDMKSQAELAEIGRELAKLVTQHQINPILQEVISLEEIPQALVRLSGRHVRGKIVAQIDPEG; encoded by the coding sequence TTGCAAGCAGATTTAATGAAAGCACTGATTCTCGACCGACCAGGTTCTCCACAAACCCTCCGCCTTGCCCAAGTAACTCAGCCCCAACCCGCAGAGGGAGAAGTCAGAGTCAAAGTCAAGGCTGTCGGCTTAAATCCAGCAGATTATCAATTTATGGGGCGGGGATTTCCCAGTTGGAATTACCCTTTTATTCCTGGTCTAGATGTGGCTGGTACTATAGATGCTATTGGTGCCAACGTCACTGGTTGGGAAATAGGCGATCGCATTTATTATCACGGCGATTTCTCCAAGCCAGGTGGGTTTGCCCAATGGGCCATTACCACCGCCCATACTATTGCAGCTTTACCCGATGATCTCTCTTTTACTGCGGCTGCGGCTTTACCTTGTGCCGGGTTTACCGCCTACCAAGTTCTTTATCGCAAATTACATATCCAACCAGACCAAACCATCCTCATTCATGGAGGTGCGGGAGGAGTGGGAGGCTTTGCTGTGCAATTAGCGTCCCTCGCCGGACTCAAGGTAATTTCTACCTGTTCTAGTCGTAACAAAGAATGGGTACGTCAATTAGGCGCTAGTGAAGTCATCGATTACAACAGTGAGGATGTCAGCGCTAGAGTCAGGGAAATTACCCAGGGACGAGGGGTTGATGCCATAATTGATACGGTTAGTTCTGCTCATGCCACCGATGGACTAGAATTGCTAGCTTTTGGTGGCGGTATTGCCTGTGTAGCAGGATTACCTAATTTCAGCCATTTACAATCCTTTGGCAAAGCCATTTCTGTGCACGACATTGCTTTAGGAATGGCTTATTTATTAGGTGATATGAAATCTCAAGCAGAACTAGCAGAAATTGGTAGAGAGTTAGCGAAATTAGTTACCCAACATCAAATTAATCCCATCCTCCAAGAAGTAATTTCTTTAGAAGAAATTCCTCAAGCCTTAGTGCGTCTTTCTGGTCGCCATGTCAGAGGAAAAATTGTTGCCCAAATAGATCCTGAAGGTTAA
- a CDS encoding DJ-1/PfpI family protein, translating to MKLKGKKIGILIESDFYEHEIWYYNYRFPEEGAELHFLSRLWGQSYLTFKGHEYHAPFECHKSFETIDDDELKTYAAIIVPSAMVSDRLRYTEDVTQLPPACEFLQRAFADKNILKGIICHGMWLVSPVPELVKGRPVTCHNNLHGDVVNMGAIYTNEDVVVDGDLVTGRSGGHAHLFAKKIIEILAER from the coding sequence ATGAAACTCAAAGGAAAAAAGATTGGTATCCTAATTGAAAGCGACTTTTACGAACATGAGATTTGGTATTACAATTACCGCTTTCCCGAAGAAGGTGCAGAACTGCATTTTCTCAGTCGCCTTTGGGGTCAATCATATCTAACTTTCAAAGGACATGAATATCATGCGCCCTTTGAGTGTCACAAAAGTTTTGAAACTATAGATGATGATGAACTTAAAACTTATGCGGCAATCATAGTGCCATCTGCAATGGTTTCTGACCGCTTGCGATACACAGAAGATGTGACTCAACTTCCTCCCGCCTGTGAGTTTCTTCAAAGAGCATTCGCAGACAAAAATATTCTCAAGGGAATTATTTGTCATGGGATGTGGTTAGTATCTCCTGTACCAGAGTTAGTCAAGGGTCGCCCCGTAACTTGTCATAACAACCTGCATGGTGATGTAGTAAATATGGGCGCTATCTATACCAACGAAGATGTCGTTGTAGATGGTGATTTAGTCACAGGGCGTAGTGGCGGTCATGCTCACTTATTTGCCAAAAAAATCATTGAAATTCTAGCAGAACGTTAA
- a CDS encoding VOC family protein — protein MGLQIFSQVALTCKDPIATEKFYSKYFGFKRARVAKLPDGDQIVFIKMADSAFYLELFKAKEESPVPPPINDGPQYPGVRQLAFKVDSVDGKLAEMGDDAKITLGPLNFDDYIPGWRTVWVADPDGNIVEISQGFTDEDNPPPL, from the coding sequence ATGGGTTTACAAATCTTTTCTCAGGTTGCACTTACTTGTAAAGATCCGATCGCCACTGAAAAGTTTTACAGCAAATATTTTGGTTTTAAACGCGCTAGAGTCGCAAAACTCCCTGATGGCGACCAGATAGTATTTATCAAAATGGCAGATTCTGCCTTTTATTTGGAACTATTTAAAGCTAAAGAAGAATCTCCCGTACCACCACCAATTAATGACGGGCCGCAATATCCAGGAGTACGTCAATTAGCTTTTAAAGTTGATAGCGTCGATGGCAAATTAGCAGAAATGGGAGACGATGCCAAAATTACCCTTGGCCCTCTCAATTTTGATGATTATATTCCTGGCTGGCGTACTGTTTGGGTAGCCGATCCAGATGGCAATATTGTGGAAATTAGCCAAGGTTTTACAGATGAAGACAATCCTCCCCCACTCTAA
- a CDS encoding TMEM175 family protein, producing MSNEDNTVKNEKPGAAFHGNERIIALSDGVFAIVITLLVLEIKVPHIEPDLIDKELPHALMHLLPKIIAHIISFIVLGIYWISHHNTFMHIKRHDRVLLWLNILFLLCVASMPFPTALLSEYPNQRIAIIAYASTLVLAGIAMDVMWWYASTYRLLDETQEDKNFIAFVHRRNLIAPLAYLFAIAVSFVSLTLAKLVFIIVALYYILPNPLDRKRLQQLSRRFDR from the coding sequence ATGTCTAACGAAGACAATACTGTTAAAAATGAAAAACCAGGGGCTGCTTTTCATGGAAATGAGCGCATAATAGCTTTAAGTGATGGCGTTTTTGCGATTGTCATCACCTTGTTAGTGCTAGAGATTAAAGTTCCCCATATCGAACCAGATTTGATAGATAAAGAACTGCCTCATGCACTGATGCATCTATTACCAAAAATTATCGCCCATATCATCAGTTTTATTGTCTTAGGCATTTATTGGATCAGTCATCACAACACATTTATGCACATCAAACGCCATGATAGAGTCTTGTTATGGCTAAATATTCTCTTTTTGCTATGTGTTGCTTCGATGCCTTTCCCCACAGCTTTACTGAGCGAGTATCCTAATCAAAGAATTGCAATCATTGCCTACGCTTCAACTTTAGTCCTAGCTGGCATAGCTATGGATGTAATGTGGTGGTATGCTTCAACTTATCGCCTCTTAGATGAGACTCAAGAGGATAAAAACTTTATTGCTTTTGTTCACCGTCGTAACTTAATTGCACCCTTAGCCTATTTATTTGCGATCGCCGTATCTTTTGTCAGCCTGACATTAGCAAAATTAGTTTTTATCATTGTTGCCTTGTACTACATACTACCCAATCCCTTAGACCGCAAGCGTCTTCAACAATTATCCCGTCGTTTTGATCGCTAA